In Rosa chinensis cultivar Old Blush chromosome 1, RchiOBHm-V2, whole genome shotgun sequence, a genomic segment contains:
- the LOC112166111 gene encoding putative nuclease HARBI1, giving the protein MSLNLFKHISTDLCQYDRYFVQRSDATGKVGLLSEQKMTAALRMLAYGVGADQCAEYCRMAKSTSVADHQQFTRGIVDLYSSEYLRASTDVDLRQLLAKGERRGFPGMIGSIDCIHWQWKNCPTCWAGEYSGRKQIPTIILEAVASYNTWIWHAFFGMPGACNDLNVLAKSPLFDELTAGRAPLIQFQVNNRAHSLGYYLADGIYPRWATFLKTVRNPTRPKEIEFVKAQEGYMKDVERCFGILQSRFGIVGRAARGWHKEDLQYIMLTCIILHNMIVENERPEDSNDELESDDEEDNNMRPRIAKVWEGPTGRDFDLVGRDAHHMNGFIDRYQQIRSEHSHSNLQEYLIQHFWEFQGNRSI; this is encoded by the coding sequence ATGAGTCTCAATCTCTTCAAGCATATATCTACTGACCTTTGCCAGTATGATCGTTACTTTGTTCAAAGGTCAGATGCTACTGGCAAAGTCGGACTGCTTTCGGAGCAGAAGATGACAGCTGCATTGCGAATGCTTGCTTACGGTGTAGGGGCAGATCAATGTGCTGAGTATTGTCGGATGGCAAAATCCACCTCCGTCGCAGACCATCAGCAATTTACACGAGGAATTGTTGATCTTTACTCATCAGAATACCTCCGCGCTTCTACTGATGTCGACCTCAGACAACTTCTTGCCAAAGGTGAGAGGAGAGGTTTTCCAGGAATGATTGGGAGCATCGACTGTATCcattggcaatggaagaattgtccGACATGTTGGGCTGGAGAATATAGTGGTAGGAAACAGATCCCCACTATCATCCTGGAAGCAGTCGCATCTTACAACACCTGGATTTGGCACGCATTCTTTGGAATGCCTGGGGCATGCAACGACCTGAACGTCTTGGCAAAGTCTCCGTTGTTTGATGAGCTTACCGCTGGTAGAGCACCTCTGATCCAATTCCAAGTTAACAACAGAGCTCACAGTTTAGGGTACTATCTCGCCGACGGTATTTATCCTCGATGGGCAACTTTCTTGAAAACTGTTCGAAATCCTACACGCCCCAAGGAAATCGAGTTTGTAAAGGCTCAAGAGGGGTATATGAAGGACGTAGAAAGATGTTTTGGTATATTACAGTCACGGTTTGGTATTGTTGGAAGAGCTGCTCGTGGGTGGCATAAAGAGGACCTTCAATACATCATGTTGAcgtgtattatattacacaacatgattgtCGAAAATGAACGACCTGAAGACAGCAATGATGAGTTGGAGTCCGATGATGAGGAGGATAACAATATGAGGCCCAGGATTGCTAAGGTATGGGAGGGACCAACCGGTAGAGACTTTGATCTTGTTGGTAGAGATGCTCATCATATGAACGGATTCATAGACCGCTACCAACAAATTAGATCTGAGCACAGTCACTCCAACCTTCAGGAATACCTCATTCAACACTTTTGGGAATTTCAAGGCAATAGGAGTATCTAG
- the LOC112173807 gene encoding cytochrome P450 714C2 — MAAEVILSVLLGGFVIWGLYLYEVLVLQPKRLRSKLEKQGIRGPPPSSILLGNIPEMKKIKIEAMKKPAAITTEAKDHPLSIAHDWPSNLFPHIAQWRKEYGPIFTYSTGSIQLLSVTEIEMVKEISMCTSLILGRPAYMSKDLKPLLGQGIISSSGQTWSHQRKIISPEFYFDKVKDMVDLMVDSTASLLRSWESKVESEGGMALFRIDQDLRSLSADIISRSSFGSNYSKGKEIFSKLRTLQQVMSQGNLGIPGVRHLPTKRNREIRSLENEIHSMILEVAKKRNEATYEKDLLQMILEGAKNYSDADSFFSSGMSEDQFIVDNCKNIYFAGHETTAITASWCLLLLAAYPEWQARVRAEVLEICKDGIPNADVLRGMKTLTMVIQETLRLYSPATFIVRHALEDIKLKDILIPKGTTIQIPISMVQQLPELWGPDAADFNPNRFEDGIRGACKFPQAYFPFGFGARICVGQNLAMTELKVILSLILSKLSFSLDPAYQHSPVFRLVIEPEHGVSLHVRRV, encoded by the exons ATGGCAGCAGAGGTGATACTATCAGTGTTGTTGGGTGGGTTTGTGATATGGGGGTTATATCTCTATGAGGTTTTGGTGCTACAGCCAAAGAGGCTAAGATCAAAGCTTGAAAAGCAAGGGATCAGAGGGCCTCCTCCTTCATCAATACTCCTGGGGAATATCCCAGAAATGAAGAAGATCAAAATCGAGGCGATGAAGAAGCCAGCAGCTATAACAACAGAAGCAAAGGATCACCCACTTTCTATTGCTCATGATTGGCCTTCAAATCTATTCCCTCATATTGCGCAGTGGCGAAAGGAATATG GGCCAATCTTCACCTATTCAACTGGAAGCATACAGCTATTAAGCGTTACAGAGATAGAGATGGTGAAGGAAATTAGCATGTGCACATCTTTGATTTTAGGAAGGCCTGCTTATATGTCTAAGGATTTGAAGCCCCTATTAGGACAAGGCATTATCTCTTCAAGTGGCCAAACTTGGTCACACCAGAGGAAAATCATTTCTCCTGAATTCTACTTTGATAAGGTTAAG GATATGGTCGATTTAATGGTGGACTCTACAGCGTCACTATTAAGATCTTGGGAAAGCAAAGTTGAAAGTGAGGGAGGAATGGCATTGTTTAGGATTGATCAAGATTTGAGAAGCTTGTCAGCGGATATAATATCAAGATCATCCTTTGGAAGTAATTATtcaaaggggaaagaaatcTTTTCAAAGCTCAGGACTCTTCAACAAGTTATGTCTCAGGGAAACCTTGGCATTCCCGGCGTAAG GCACTTGCCAACAAAGAGGAACAGAGAGATAAGGAGTCTAGAGAACGAGATTCACTCAATGATACTGGAGGTTGCAAAAAAGCGCAATGAGGCTACTTATGAGAAGGATCTTCTTCAAATGATACTCGAGGGAGCAAAAAATTACTCTGATGCTGATAGCTTTTTTTCATCTGGTATGTCTGAGGACCAGTTCATAGTGGATAATtgcaagaatatatattttgctGGCCATGAGACCACCGCCATCACAGCATCATGGTGCTTGCTGTTGTTGGCTGCATATCCAGAGTGGCAAGCTCGTGTTCGTGCTGAGGTGCTTGAAATTTGCAAGGATGGCATTCCAAATGCTGATGTGCTTCGAGGCATGAAAACA TTGACTATGGTGATTCAAGAAACACTGCGCTTGTACTCACCAGCAACTTTCATCGTAAGACATGCATTGGAAGATATTAAACTCAAAGATATTCTAATTCCCAAAGGAACCACCATTCAGATCCCAATCTCAATGGTGCAGCAATTGCCGGAATTATGGGGACCTGATGCTGCTGACTTTAATCCCAATAGATTCGAGGATGGAATTCGTGGGGCTTGCAAGTTTCCTCAGGCCTATTTCCCATTTGGATTTGGCGCTCGCATTTGTGTTGGCCAAAACTTGGCCATGACAGAATTGAAGGTGATTCTGTCTCTCATATTATCCAAGTTATCATTCTCGCTCGACCCTGCATACCAACACAGCCCGGTTTTTAGGTTGGTTATTGAACCTGAACATGGAGTAAGTCTCCATGTGAGGAGGGTGTGA
- the LOC112166122 gene encoding uncharacterized protein LOC112166122 produces the protein MALILLILFEFPLRKMMLTRLDELNDGNGRVFVEIVAITVLGVFFISCVHQFIMMMINRFLLEFTLLATSLFLALVIQRLLQIRKLETEIKQLENEIRTKKNDDLNTPTAPPYSCAESEGNSAPIPPYSYAESKGNSSHIQLKHPRQTDRSQNW, from the coding sequence ATGGCTCTGATCCTGTTGATCTTGTTTGAGTTCCCCTTGAGGAAGATGATGCTAACTCGCCTGGACGAACTAAATGACGGCAATGGTCGTGTTTTTGTGGAAATTGTAGCGATCACCGTGTTGGGGGTGTTCTTCATCTCCTGTGTTCACCAATTTATAATGATGATGATCAACAGATTCCTTCTTGAATTCACTCTTCTGGCGACCTCTTTGTTCCTTGCTCTTGTCATACAACGACTACTGCAGATCAGAAAACTCGAAACCGAGATCAAACAACTTGAAAACGAGATCAGGACAAAGAAGAATGATGACCTAAATACTCCTACAGCTCCTCCATATAGTTGTGCTGAGTCAGAGGGAAATTCTGCACCTATTCCTCCATATAGTTATGCCGAGTCCAAGGGAAATTCTTCCCACATCCAGCTCAAACATCCGAGACAAACTGATAGAAGTCAAAACTGGTAG